Proteins from a single region of Belliella baltica DSM 15883:
- a CDS encoding DUF3987 domain-containing protein, with amino-acid sequence MKNQKNNLPKISENLKNIISIGQRESTFPLNVFPKELQRITEKISQGRGIHEDYLGASILFSFGYAIGNNMSVSILENTTKLKPILYLALIGNPGSNKSSALKLTMKYFYELDKLEFEKYQKAKNDYERWLELSPEEKEENPMDPPTRKQSILKDSTLEAVGNSLAKNPRGVAQIRDEIAGFFRDLNKYRSGSDLENYLELWSQDPVILNRASKIEIPPVLDPFLMLAGTTQPKILEKTLASILADGSGFFDRFLYIWPNFTEKAIYKKINLKLPIASFEDKIQKVFDYSETLNETENFSFSPKAQKLVLEWLNVFNKNLVDSSDEAIASIYSKFDIHLQRICLILHIIDWAFGKEKLDSISYSTAVRAIMLTEYFRGQSEKALDFLINTDPATKLRPHHLELYNKLPEQFSSSEGIKIASRLGFSVRSFYYFLANNPNLFTLNRPGLYSKA; translated from the coding sequence ATGAAAAATCAAAAAAATAATTTGCCGAAAATTTCAGAAAACCTAAAAAACATTATTTCAATAGGTCAGAGGGAGAGTACATTCCCATTAAATGTGTTCCCGAAGGAACTCCAGAGAATTACAGAAAAAATTTCCCAAGGAAGGGGTATACATGAAGATTATTTAGGGGCATCCATCTTATTTTCTTTTGGTTACGCAATTGGAAATAACATGTCCGTTTCGATCTTAGAAAACACGACTAAATTAAAACCAATATTGTATCTAGCCCTTATTGGAAACCCGGGATCAAATAAAAGTTCTGCATTGAAATTAACCATGAAATATTTCTACGAACTAGATAAACTTGAATTTGAAAAGTATCAAAAAGCCAAGAATGATTATGAAAGATGGCTGGAGCTATCACCCGAAGAAAAAGAAGAAAATCCAATGGATCCTCCTACTCGAAAACAAAGCATTCTCAAAGATTCGACTTTAGAGGCAGTGGGCAACTCCCTAGCGAAAAACCCAAGAGGAGTCGCTCAAATAAGAGACGAGATTGCAGGATTCTTTCGGGATTTAAATAAGTATAGATCAGGGTCAGATTTAGAAAACTATCTCGAACTCTGGTCACAAGATCCAGTAATATTAAATCGAGCTTCTAAAATAGAAATACCTCCTGTACTTGATCCATTTCTGATGCTAGCAGGGACAACTCAACCAAAAATATTAGAAAAAACACTAGCTTCAATCTTGGCTGATGGGTCCGGATTTTTTGATAGATTCCTCTACATATGGCCTAATTTTACTGAAAAGGCCATTTACAAAAAAATCAATCTAAAATTACCGATAGCCTCTTTTGAGGATAAAATCCAAAAGGTCTTTGATTACAGTGAGACTTTAAATGAGACTGAGAATTTTTCATTTTCCCCTAAAGCTCAAAAACTAGTTTTGGAATGGCTCAATGTATTTAACAAAAACTTGGTTGATTCTTCAGATGAAGCGATTGCTTCTATCTACTCCAAGTTTGACATCCATCTTCAACGGATATGCCTTATTCTTCATATAATAGACTGGGCATTTGGAAAGGAAAAGCTAGACTCAATTTCCTACAGCACAGCCGTAAGAGCAATAATGCTAACAGAATACTTTCGAGGACAATCGGAAAAAGCGCTTGATTTTCTAATAAACACAGATCCTGCTACAAAGCTGCGGCCACATCACCTTGAGCTTTACAACAAACTTCCAGAGCAATTTTCTTCATCCGAAGGAATAAAAATTGCTAGCAGATTAGGTTTTTCGGTTAGGAGCTTCTATTACTTTCTAGCCAATAACCCTAACCTTTTCACCCTAAATCGTCCCGGTTTATATTCCAAAGCCTAG